In a genomic window of Gloeocapsopsis dulcis:
- a CDS encoding phosphatase PAP2 family protein gives MRSQLISLVFRIRVAGILLAGLSLWIFAEVADEVLEKESYALDTKILLTIRQLHNTWLDRAMMGVTFLGDPVVIFVVCLIVGIWLYRQHRSEATTVGIAAIGAVLLNYWLKQLFTRPRPALWERIVNVRDYSFPSGHAMVSLVIYGVIGYILTTHFPQHQKLITSLTILLAIAIGFSRMYLGVHWPTDVVAGYAAGTVWLVACILSLRVWRQRRRRHAHAKNSVSSNR, from the coding sequence ATGCGATCCCAACTGATTTCGCTAGTATTTCGCATCAGAGTTGCAGGAATTTTGCTGGCGGGCTTATCTTTATGGATATTTGCCGAAGTTGCAGACGAAGTTTTAGAAAAAGAAAGCTACGCGCTTGATACTAAAATCTTGCTAACAATTCGACAATTACATAATACTTGGCTCGATCGAGCAATGATGGGAGTAACATTCCTGGGCGATCCAGTTGTAATATTTGTCGTTTGCTTGATTGTAGGAATTTGGTTATACAGACAGCATCGTTCGGAAGCAACAACAGTAGGGATAGCCGCGATCGGCGCAGTATTACTTAACTATTGGCTTAAGCAACTATTTACTAGACCAAGACCAGCTTTGTGGGAACGTATCGTTAATGTGAGAGATTACAGCTTTCCCAGCGGTCATGCAATGGTGTCCCTTGTGATCTACGGTGTCATCGGCTATATCCTAACAACTCACTTCCCGCAACACCAAAAGTTAATAACTAGCTTAACTATTTTACTTGCGATCGCAATTGGCTTCAGTCGAATGTATCTTGGCGTTCATTGGCCTACAGATGTCGTTGCGGGTTATGCTGCAGGAACAGTTTGGTTAGTTGCTTGTATCCTTAGCTTGCGAGTTTGGCGTCAACGTCGCCGTCGTCACGCTCATGCTAAAAATTCGGTTTCTTCTAATCGATAA
- a CDS encoding permease produces MNQFNNAFTLFLSLLVEAMPFLLLGVLLSSVLLLFIDEQQLIAKLPKNPLLGALVGSMVGFLFPVCECGNVPVARRLLMQGVPTPVAIGFLLAAPTVNPIVIWATWTAFRDQPEIVVLRILLSLIIATIVGWVFSVQKDLKPLLQPAIAKRWEYNSRPKQELKEATPTSPLLQSGTFLLDQPGQMVRMDATVLQASLAATAPTKPLSDRLRLLVDNTIQELRELGAVLVFGSAIAAFIQVAVPREVILSLGYGPVTSIIAMMILAAVVSICSTVDSFFALSFSATFTSGSLLAFLIFGPMIDLKAIGLMLSIFKPKAIIYLFALAAQLAFLFTLFINLQII; encoded by the coding sequence ATGAATCAATTCAACAACGCCTTTACTCTATTCTTAAGTCTGCTAGTAGAAGCAATGCCTTTTTTGCTGCTAGGAGTATTGTTATCCAGTGTGTTGTTGTTGTTTATTGATGAGCAACAGTTAATTGCTAAACTTCCTAAAAATCCATTGTTGGGTGCTTTGGTTGGTAGTATGGTAGGTTTTTTGTTTCCTGTATGCGAATGCGGTAATGTGCCAGTTGCACGGCGATTGTTGATGCAGGGAGTACCTACGCCAGTTGCTATCGGTTTTTTATTAGCAGCGCCTACTGTCAATCCGATTGTTATCTGGGCAACTTGGACAGCATTTCGCGATCAACCAGAAATTGTTGTACTACGAATTTTGCTGTCGTTGATTATTGCTACTATTGTAGGCTGGGTGTTTAGTGTGCAAAAAGATCTCAAACCTTTATTACAGCCAGCAATTGCTAAACGTTGGGAATATAACTCTAGACCTAAGCAAGAATTAAAAGAAGCTACGCCAACATCACCACTATTGCAATCTGGTACATTTTTACTTGATCAACCTGGTCAAATGGTGCGCATGGATGCTACTGTACTCCAGGCAAGTTTAGCAGCTACAGCGCCGACTAAGCCGTTGTCTGACCGCCTGCGATTATTAGTAGACAATACCATACAAGAATTACGTGAGTTGGGAGCAGTTTTAGTCTTTGGGAGTGCGATCGCTGCTTTTATTCAAGTAGCCGTACCGCGTGAGGTAATTTTAAGTCTAGGCTATGGTCCAGTGACATCAATCATTGCCATGATGATATTGGCAGCTGTTGTATCGATTTGCTCTACAGTCGATTCTTTTTTTGCACTATCTTTTTCGGCGACATTCACTAGCGGTTCTCTGCTGGCATTTTTAATATTTGGACCAATGATTGATTTAAAAGCAATTGGTCTGATGCTCTCAATTTTTAAGCCCAAAGCTATTATTTATTTATTTGCTTTAGCTGCACAATTAGCATTTTTATTTACTTTATTTATTAATTTGCAAATTATTTAA
- the uvsE gene encoding UV DNA damage repair endonuclease UvsE — protein sequence MTAVELNNLSQTILQGRSHQPNLGLVCVTSSQEVRFRTITRTRYLKLSESERENTLKDIYTDNVNRLHKALSFCQQHDIKLYRASSGLFPLNDWEDEIGAQVLEEMRDELGKIGQRAIELGIRIVLHPDQYVVISSDSPAVVQSSIQILQRHAKDLDLLGLPRSHWSLMNIHGGKAQRPEQLIQVVNELPEEIKSRLTFENDEYAYSAREILEVCQSTDIPMVFDAHHHICHEKLSSYEDPSVAEMFYAARDTWQNPDWQLVHISNGETAFSDRKHSNLITSMPSVYREAPWIEIEAKAKEDAIALLQKVWLGTSS from the coding sequence ATGACAGCAGTTGAGCTAAACAATTTGTCTCAGACGATTTTACAAGGGCGATCGCATCAACCAAATCTTGGTTTAGTATGTGTCACTTCTTCTCAGGAAGTACGCTTCCGCACGATCACGCGCACTCGCTATCTGAAACTTAGTGAAAGCGAACGGGAAAACACCCTGAAAGATATTTATACAGATAATGTCAACCGTCTCCACAAAGCGCTTTCATTTTGTCAGCAACATGATATCAAGCTTTATCGCGCTTCCTCTGGTTTGTTTCCTCTAAACGATTGGGAAGATGAAATTGGGGCACAAGTTTTAGAGGAAATGCGGGATGAGTTAGGTAAAATCGGACAACGTGCCATAGAATTAGGCATTCGGATTGTGCTGCACCCCGATCAGTACGTCGTAATAAGTTCTGATTCACCCGCAGTCGTGCAATCAAGTATTCAAATTTTGCAACGGCATGCAAAAGATTTAGACTTATTAGGATTACCGCGATCGCATTGGTCGTTGATGAATATTCATGGTGGTAAAGCGCAACGTCCAGAACAACTGATTCAAGTTGTCAATGAATTACCAGAGGAAATCAAAAGCCGCTTAACATTCGAGAACGATGAATATGCCTATAGCGCCAGAGAAATTTTAGAAGTATGTCAAAGCACCGATATCCCCATGGTGTTCGATGCCCATCATCATATTTGTCATGAAAAATTAAGTAGCTACGAAGATCCTTCAGTAGCTGAGATGTTTTATGCAGCGCGCGACACTTGGCAGAATCCAGATTGGCAATTAGTACATATATCTAATGGTGAAACTGCTTTTAGCGATCGCAAGCACAGCAACTTAATTACTTCAATGCCAAGTGTCTACCGCGAAGCCCCCTGGATCGAAATTGAAGCCAAAGCCAAAGAAGACGCGATCGCCCTATTACAAAAAGTGTGGCTAGGAACTAGTAGTTAG
- a CDS encoding TIGR03943 family putative permease subunit, which translates to MIGSKSKRKQAKLTPNQSKTRAWFFTWLDILAIGAWGILMLRYWLTGKLNLLIHPDYFWLVISGGIGLIIIATSKAWELVRRRRSSDTTQHVTLFPPGMSSSLLLITAIIGMTFTPRVFASQTALERGVTDSLGATRAQPQAFRSARNPEERSLLDWVRTLNVYPEPDAYAGQSAKVQGFVIHSPELPPEYILISRFVITCCAADAYPVGLPVKLSSSRQAYPPDTWLEIEGTMMTDALLGKRQLTIQAISLTQIAEPDNPYEY; encoded by the coding sequence ATGATTGGCAGTAAATCCAAACGCAAGCAAGCAAAATTAACCCCTAATCAATCCAAAACTAGAGCTTGGTTTTTTACTTGGCTCGATATATTGGCAATTGGTGCTTGGGGCATTTTAATGTTGCGATATTGGCTCACAGGTAAATTAAACTTACTCATTCATCCTGATTATTTCTGGCTAGTCATTTCCGGTGGTATTGGATTAATTATTATTGCAACTAGTAAAGCCTGGGAACTAGTGCGACGACGTCGTAGTAGTGATACAACACAGCACGTCACTTTATTTCCTCCTGGAATGAGTAGCAGTTTATTATTAATTACTGCAATTATTGGTATGACATTTACACCACGGGTTTTTGCTAGTCAAACTGCACTTGAACGAGGTGTAACAGATTCTTTAGGTGCGACAAGGGCGCAACCGCAAGCTTTTCGGAGTGCGCGTAATCCTGAAGAGCGATCGCTTTTAGATTGGGTACGAACTTTAAATGTTTACCCTGAACCAGATGCTTATGCTGGACAAAGTGCTAAAGTACAAGGATTTGTGATTCATTCTCCAGAATTGCCACCCGAATACATTTTGATATCACGGTTTGTTATTACCTGCTGTGCTGCGGATGCTTATCCTGTAGGATTACCAGTGAAATTGAGTTCATCTCGCCAAGCTTATCCACCAGATACCTGGTTAGAAATTGAAGGGACAATGATGACTGACGCTTTACTAGGTAAACGTCAGTTAACAATTCAAGCAATTTCGCTGACACAAATTGCTGAACCAGATAACCCTTATGAATATTAG
- a CDS encoding peroxidase family protein has protein sequence MKIGRSTAKDGLRNNIEYYVLTHFRWFWNLVQKNNYLKRRINKFLINNAIYKIPTRPYPFSTMASYTSWDSLTDRKYSGRHLPPVDQGYGKLPSPETIAETLFVRKGKEILSPKSTLLFSYFAQWFTDGFLRTDRNNNLKNTSNHEIDISPVYGLNKDITNILRLHQDGKLRYQTIDGEVYPPYYFENGQVKEEFKELPPPIFREEWTTPEQKDRLFALGNERGNVQIGYVMMNTLFLREHNRICDVLAQTYKDWDDERLFQTARNIVIVLLLQIAIEEYINHITPYHFKFIVDPTAFTNEKWYRQNWMTVEFNLLYRWHSLVPNKVVLDDVELPIEKTQWNNDLITSRGLGKLFDAASRQPAGDIGLHNTPHFILNTDINSIKLGRDAQLASYNDYREMCKFPRVTDFNQITEDEGTQKDLKDLYGHVDNIEYYAGLFAEDTRQDSALSPLIGRLVGIDAFSQALTNPLLAENVFNEKTFSPIGMKIIQATHNLSDVLHRNIAPTDKRFLVSMSQIS, from the coding sequence ATGAAGATAGGAAGGAGTACCGCAAAGGACGGATTAAGAAACAATATTGAGTACTATGTCTTAACCCACTTCAGGTGGTTTTGGAACTTAGTGCAAAAAAATAACTACCTCAAACGTAGAATTAATAAATTCCTCATCAACAATGCCATTTATAAAATTCCGACTCGTCCTTATCCTTTCAGCACGATGGCATCTTATACATCGTGGGATTCATTAACTGATAGAAAATACAGTGGAAGACATCTCCCCCCAGTCGATCAGGGCTACGGGAAACTACCATCACCTGAAACTATTGCCGAAACATTATTTGTGCGTAAGGGAAAAGAGATCTTATCGCCCAAATCTACACTGTTGTTTTCTTACTTTGCCCAGTGGTTTACTGATGGTTTTTTACGAACTGATAGAAATAACAACTTAAAAAATACTTCTAACCACGAAATCGATATCAGCCCAGTGTATGGCTTAAATAAAGATATTACCAACATCTTAAGATTACATCAAGATGGTAAGTTACGTTACCAGACGATTGATGGAGAAGTCTACCCTCCTTACTACTTTGAAAACGGACAAGTCAAAGAAGAATTCAAAGAGTTACCTCCTCCAATCTTTCGTGAAGAATGGACTACTCCAGAACAAAAAGATCGCCTTTTTGCTTTGGGTAATGAACGCGGAAATGTCCAGATCGGCTATGTGATGATGAATACCCTGTTTTTAAGGGAACACAACCGTATTTGTGATGTTTTAGCACAAACCTATAAAGATTGGGATGACGAGCGGCTTTTTCAAACTGCTAGAAATATAGTCATTGTATTACTCCTCCAAATTGCCATCGAAGAGTACATCAATCACATCACTCCTTATCACTTCAAGTTCATTGTTGATCCGACTGCATTTACAAACGAGAAGTGGTATCGCCAAAATTGGATGACGGTAGAATTTAATTTACTGTATCGCTGGCACAGTCTTGTACCAAATAAAGTTGTGTTAGACGATGTAGAACTTCCTATAGAAAAAACACAATGGAATAACGATTTAATTACGAGTAGAGGCTTAGGAAAATTGTTCGATGCAGCTTCTAGGCAACCTGCTGGTGATATCGGATTGCACAATACTCCACATTTTATTCTTAATACTGATATCAACAGTATTAAATTAGGGCGCGATGCTCAACTAGCAAGCTACAACGACTATAGGGAAATGTGCAAGTTTCCCAGAGTCACAGATTTCAATCAAATTACTGAAGATGAAGGAACACAAAAGGATCTTAAAGATTTATATGGTCATGTAGATAATATTGAATATTATGCGGGTCTTTTTGCGGAAGACACCCGGCAGGATTCTGCTTTGTCTCCTTTAATTGGAAGACTTGTTGGGATTGATGCATTTTCTCAAGCGTTGACTAATCCCTTGCTAGCTGAAAATGTGTTTAATGAAAAAACCTTTTCTCCGATTGGGATGAAAATTATTCAAGCTACTCACAATCTTTCAGATGTACTTCATCGCAATATTGCACCAACTGATAAGCGTTTCCTTGTCTCTATGTCGCAAATAAGTTGA
- a CDS encoding RNA-guided endonuclease InsQ/TnpB family protein produces MLTLNYSYRIYPDSEQVALLDEWLETCRLSYNYALRELKDWIASRKCPIDRCSLESEYIMPADYPFPGYHKQQNNLPKAKKLFPRLAAVPSQVLQTNIRRLHDAWDFFQKRGYGFARFKKYGQMKSILFPQFKVNPITGWQLSLPKLGKVQINLHRPIPDGFVVKQVRIVKKAMGWFAIVSISSDVEIPPPLPHGHFIGVDVGLLNYLATSDGFIEPGRKFFKTEHRRLKVLQRRLSKKVKRSQNYEKARKRVEKQHNHIYFKRKDYQFKLAHKLCNMADSIFVEDIDFRIMAKGFLGKHTIDAAFGQFRSILKYVGWIRGKFVAEVDHKGSSQVCPNCRIEVRKELGDRRHSCPECLYECDRDIASAQELCNRGLETYPGTLEKQEIDSQVVLSGVMSLDKWRRGVMPSSDVGKPALYSQG; encoded by the coding sequence ATGCTAACTCTAAACTACTCGTATCGAATTTATCCTGACTCCGAACAAGTCGCCCTTTTGGACGAATGGCTAGAGACTTGTAGACTCTCCTACAACTATGCGTTGCGGGAGTTGAAGGATTGGATAGCTTCGAGAAAGTGTCCCATAGACAGGTGTAGTTTAGAGTCAGAATACATAATGCCTGCTGATTATCCTTTTCCTGGATATCACAAGCAGCAAAACAATCTTCCCAAGGCGAAGAAACTATTTCCTCGTCTCGCAGCTGTACCTTCTCAGGTGTTGCAAACCAATATTAGAAGGCTGCACGATGCTTGGGATTTCTTTCAAAAACGGGGGTACGGGTTTGCGAGGTTCAAAAAGTACGGACAAATGAAGTCTATACTTTTTCCTCAGTTCAAGGTCAATCCCATTACTGGATGGCAACTCAGTTTACCTAAATTAGGGAAGGTACAAATAAACTTGCACAGACCCATACCAGATGGCTTTGTTGTCAAACAGGTGCGTATTGTCAAAAAGGCGATGGGGTGGTTTGCGATTGTTTCTATTTCATCCGATGTAGAAATACCGCCACCTCTGCCTCACGGTCATTTTATCGGGGTGGATGTCGGGTTGCTCAACTACCTAGCAACATCAGACGGCTTTATCGAACCAGGACGCAAGTTTTTCAAGACAGAGCATCGTCGGCTGAAAGTGCTACAACGCAGACTGTCGAAAAAAGTCAAACGTTCTCAGAACTACGAAAAAGCCCGTAAAAGAGTAGAAAAACAGCACAATCACATTTATTTCAAACGTAAAGATTACCAGTTCAAGCTTGCTCATAAACTATGCAACATGGCGGATTCTATATTCGTTGAGGATATAGATTTTCGGATTATGGCAAAGGGTTTTTTGGGTAAGCATACTATCGATGCGGCATTCGGACAATTCAGATCCATACTCAAATACGTTGGTTGGATACGCGGTAAATTTGTTGCCGAGGTTGACCATAAAGGCAGTAGTCAAGTCTGCCCTAACTGCCGCATTGAAGTCAGGAAAGAGCTAGGGGATAGACGGCACTCATGCCCTGAATGTCTCTATGAATGTGATAGGGATATTGCTTCGGCTCAAGAACTGTGTAACCGAGGTCTAGAAACGTATCCAGGGACTCTGGAAAAGCAAGAAATTGACTCTCAAGTCGTACTGTCGGGGGTGATGAGCCTAGATAAGTGGCGTAGGGGAGTAATGCCCAGCAGTGATGTTGGGAAGCCCGCACTATACTCGCAGGGGTAG
- a CDS encoding NAD(P)/FAD-dependent oxidoreductase yields the protein MRELVYIEIPTLATAAVRNWLQTEWVPEIGEKIITPEGLRLRVPENLSLVTSVSDFSADKVPSELSAFVWSVQRTTYLKVFRWGNKAFPHEKQILQRLTAELRVRFPHHYPEPPEIGDKSIFEALAPNYPLTVKYFQKFPQGEYDLTRAYWWEKRWREGVRNPQQPQQVIFKAALTEQNPLIPAYDLIYIGGALGVIHAVVMAQLGYKVLLIERLPFGRVNREWNISRAELQSLINLGVLTPAECESIIAREYKDGFNKFFDSNNPHHLKAPVLHTPTVLNVALDAEKLLQMCGEKLQAAGGEIWDEAEFVNAAIADTHLTVKVKHLPTAREREVTGRLLVDAMGTASPIAWQLNGGRAFDSVCPTVGAVVSGGFDSEVWDSQYGDVLNSHGDISRGRQLIWELFPGAGKDIAIYLFHYHQVNTVNPGSLLEMYEDFFTILPEYRRCDLDKLVWKKATFGYIPGHFSSGSRDRTVAFDRLIAIGDAASLQSPLVFTGFGSLVRNLERLTTLLDTALKHDLWQFHHLNQIRAYQSNVAVTWLFSKGMMVPTGKFLPPQRINSMLNTFFGLLTDEPPEVADTFIKDRVDWLTFNRLALKAARKNPAQVLWIWDLAGPKDIWRWLGNYINFGFFALVSALLSSWFPGFLHQSQSWLEPRYPALWLKLLAYNYELTASMGRSQTYQERPTSRDIAKVRGQS from the coding sequence ATGAGAGAACTTGTTTACATAGAAATTCCCACACTAGCCACAGCAGCTGTTCGGAACTGGCTGCAAACGGAATGGGTACCGGAAATAGGGGAGAAAATTATCACTCCTGAAGGGCTACGATTGAGAGTGCCTGAAAATTTATCTTTGGTAACGTCTGTTTCTGACTTTTCGGCAGATAAAGTGCCTTCTGAACTCTCCGCTTTTGTTTGGTCAGTACAGCGCACAACTTATCTTAAAGTTTTTCGCTGGGGTAATAAAGCTTTCCCTCATGAAAAGCAGATTCTCCAACGTCTGACGGCTGAACTACGAGTTCGGTTTCCACACCACTATCCGGAACCACCTGAAATTGGTGACAAATCAATTTTTGAGGCATTAGCTCCTAATTATCCTTTAACTGTTAAGTATTTTCAGAAATTTCCTCAAGGAGAGTATGACTTAACCCGCGCTTACTGGTGGGAAAAACGATGGCGTGAAGGTGTCCGCAATCCGCAACAACCACAGCAAGTTATTTTCAAAGCTGCACTCACTGAGCAAAATCCTTTAATACCCGCGTATGACTTGATCTACATAGGTGGTGCATTAGGCGTTATTCATGCGGTGGTGATGGCACAGTTAGGTTACAAAGTATTGCTAATCGAGCGTTTACCGTTTGGCAGAGTGAATCGCGAGTGGAATATTTCCCGCGCCGAATTACAAAGCTTGATCAATTTGGGCGTGTTGACTCCAGCAGAATGTGAAAGCATTATCGCCCGTGAATATAAAGACGGATTTAACAAGTTTTTTGATAGCAACAACCCGCATCATCTCAAAGCACCTGTTTTGCACACTCCAACTGTGTTGAATGTTGCGCTCGATGCTGAAAAGCTGTTACAAATGTGCGGGGAAAAATTACAAGCGGCTGGCGGAGAAATTTGGGATGAAGCGGAATTTGTCAATGCGGCGATCGCCGATACACATTTAACAGTAAAAGTCAAGCACTTACCAACAGCTCGCGAGCGCGAAGTCACCGGACGTTTACTGGTAGATGCTATGGGAACAGCTTCCCCTATTGCTTGGCAGTTGAACGGTGGACGGGCATTTGATAGCGTTTGTCCGACAGTAGGTGCAGTAGTTTCTGGTGGCTTTGACTCAGAAGTGTGGGATTCACAGTATGGCGATGTGCTAAATAGTCACGGAGACATTTCACGCGGACGACAGCTGATTTGGGAGTTGTTTCCTGGCGCAGGAAAGGATATTGCTATTTACCTCTTCCATTACCATCAAGTGAATACAGTCAATCCTGGGTCGTTACTCGAAATGTATGAAGACTTTTTTACAATTTTGCCAGAGTACCGTCGCTGCGATTTGGACAAGCTGGTGTGGAAGAAAGCCACATTTGGTTATATTCCAGGTCACTTTAGTTCTGGTAGCCGCGATCGCACAGTTGCTTTTGATCGACTGATTGCGATCGGTGATGCGGCATCGCTGCAATCTCCTTTAGTCTTTACTGGCTTTGGTTCCTTAGTCCGTAACCTAGAACGCCTGACAACACTGCTAGATACTGCTTTGAAGCATGACTTGTGGCAATTCCACCACTTGAACCAAATTCGTGCCTATCAAAGCAACGTCGCTGTTACCTGGCTATTTTCTAAAGGCATGATGGTTCCTACAGGGAAGTTTTTACCACCCCAACGGATCAACTCGATGCTGAATACTTTCTTTGGCTTGTTGACTGATGAACCGCCAGAAGTCGCTGATACTTTTATCAAAGATCGAGTAGATTGGTTAACTTTTAATCGCCTAGCGCTGAAAGCAGCCAGAAAAAATCCTGCTCAAGTCTTGTGGATTTGGGACTTAGCAGGACCAAAAGATATTTGGCGATGGCTGGGTAACTATATTAACTTTGGCTTCTTTGCCTTAGTCAGTGCTTTACTTAGTAGTTGGTTTCCTGGTTTTCTGCATCAAAGCCAATCTTGGTTAGAACCTCGTTATCCTGCTTTATGGTTAAAGCTACTAGCCTATAACTACGAGCTGACAGCTAGTATGGGGCGTTCTCAGACTTATCAGGAGCGACCTACAAGCCGAGATATAGCAAAGGTCAGAGGTCAGAGTTAA
- a CDS encoding valine--pyruvate transaminase, whose product MNPALTQIGDQMSNLTGVRAIMKDIVETLQAGAGREFINLSAGNPLILPEVEQLWRDCTVELLASDDYGEVVCRYGSSQGYGPLIKAIADDFNRRYNLELSDRNILITPGSQTLYFYAANAFGGYTSGGDLKQIVLPLSPDYTGYGGVSLVPEALIAYKPTLDIESSTHRFKYRPDFSQLTITENTGCVIFSRPCNPTGNVLTDEEVKKIAALAAPYDVPVFIDSAYAPPFPALNFTEMTPVFGSNILHCMSLSKAGLPGERIGVAIGDAKWIQVLESFQTNMCIHPSRYGQAIAARAINSGALAEIAERVIRPFYQNKFTVLENTLNAAMPQNLPWFLHRGEGAIFAWLWLKDLPITDWELYQQLKQVGVIVVPGSTFFPGLRESWLHKQQCLRISLTASDAEIVTGMQRLAKVTEQVYQRAAVSA is encoded by the coding sequence ATGAACCCTGCCCTGACTCAAATTGGCGACCAAATGTCCAACCTGACAGGTGTCAGGGCGATTATGAAGGATATTGTTGAAACGCTACAAGCCGGAGCAGGTCGCGAATTTATTAACTTGAGTGCAGGTAATCCGTTAATTTTGCCTGAGGTAGAGCAACTGTGGCGAGACTGTACGGTAGAACTCTTAGCAAGTGACGATTATGGCGAGGTGGTTTGTCGTTATGGTTCGAGTCAAGGCTATGGACCGTTAATTAAGGCGATCGCAGATGATTTTAATCGACGTTACAACTTAGAATTGAGCGATCGCAATATCCTGATTACTCCTGGAAGTCAAACATTATACTTCTATGCGGCAAATGCTTTCGGCGGTTACACAAGCGGTGGAGATTTAAAGCAAATCGTTTTACCGCTTAGTCCAGATTACACAGGTTACGGCGGCGTTAGTTTAGTCCCAGAAGCATTAATCGCTTACAAACCAACTTTGGATATTGAATCCTCTACACACCGATTCAAATATCGCCCTGACTTTAGTCAATTGACGATTACTGAAAATACTGGGTGCGTCATATTTTCGCGTCCGTGTAATCCTACCGGAAATGTGTTGACGGATGAGGAGGTGAAAAAAATTGCGGCTTTGGCTGCACCCTATGATGTACCAGTGTTTATTGATTCGGCGTATGCACCACCATTTCCGGCGTTGAACTTTACGGAAATGACCCCAGTGTTTGGTAGCAATATTCTGCATTGCATGAGTTTATCAAAAGCAGGACTGCCAGGAGAACGGATTGGGGTGGCGATTGGCGATGCTAAGTGGATTCAAGTGCTAGAGTCTTTCCAGACAAATATGTGCATTCACCCGTCGCGGTATGGACAGGCGATCGCTGCACGGGCAATTAACTCTGGGGCGCTGGCGGAGATTGCTGAACGAGTGATTCGACCTTTTTACCAGAATAAGTTTACCGTACTGGAAAATACACTTAATGCTGCAATGCCGCAAAATTTACCATGGTTTTTACATCGCGGTGAAGGAGCGATTTTTGCTTGGTTGTGGCTAAAAGATTTACCGATTACTGACTGGGAGTTGTATCAACAGTTAAAGCAAGTTGGTGTAATTGTTGTGCCTGGTAGTACTTTCTTCCCTGGTTTACGCGAAAGTTGGTTGCATAAGCAGCAGTGTTTGCGCATTAGTCTAACGGCGAGTGATGCGGAGATTGTAACAGGAATGCAACGTTTGGCGAAGGTGACTGAACAGGTTTATCAACGTGCAGCGGTGAGTGCTTGA
- the rimM gene encoding ribosome maturation factor RimM (Essential for efficient processing of 16S rRNA), whose translation MANYKDTKNLEQESEWLEIGKIVGPQGLNGEVRVYPNSDFPERFEQPGTRWLLCSQDEEPRPIELLSGRYLAGKNLYVVEFLGVEDRNQAEALRGCKLLVPQSDRPALGEDEYHVLDLVGLAVIMQESGEKIGTVVDVIAAGNDLLQVRLHQEQNVEKTRTVLVPFVKEIVPIVDLQARRVEITPPPGLMEI comes from the coding sequence ATGGCGAACTACAAAGACACGAAGAATTTAGAGCAAGAATCAGAGTGGTTGGAAATTGGGAAGATTGTTGGACCTCAAGGATTAAATGGAGAGGTGCGGGTTTATCCTAATTCTGATTTTCCTGAAAGGTTTGAACAACCAGGAACGCGATGGTTATTGTGTTCTCAAGATGAGGAACCACGTCCAATTGAATTGTTGAGTGGGCGGTATCTTGCTGGTAAGAATTTGTATGTGGTGGAATTTTTGGGAGTGGAGGATCGCAATCAGGCGGAGGCTTTGCGGGGGTGTAAGTTATTAGTTCCCCAGAGCGATCGCCCTGCACTAGGCGAAGATGAATATCATGTTTTGGATTTGGTTGGTTTGGCAGTCATCATGCAGGAATCTGGAGAAAAGATTGGCACTGTAGTTGATGTAATTGCTGCTGGAAATGATTTATTGCAAGTCAGGTTACATCAAGAACAAAATGTAGAGAAAACTCGGACTGTTTTGGTTCCTTTTGTCAAAGAAATCGTTCCTATTGTGGATTTACAAGCACGTCGTGTGGAGATTACACCGCCACCAGGATTGATGGAAATTTAA
- a CDS encoding GNAT family N-acetyltransferase codes for MKIRNALISDLRDIIQIYNASIPTRIATADTEPITIESRLDWFAKHNAESRPLWVLASEQGVIAWIGLTSFYGGRPAYNATAEVSIYIAPQHQGKGYGTMLVRRMIEYCPSLNVTTLLAMYFDHNDASRRMFEKLGFQQKGHLPEIAVLDGKKYGLVIAAYKIAE; via the coding sequence ATGAAGATCCGAAATGCACTGATTTCAGACTTACGAGACATTATTCAAATTTACAATGCATCAATTCCTACTCGCATCGCGACTGCAGATACTGAACCTATCACTATTGAGAGTCGCTTAGATTGGTTTGCAAAGCATAATGCAGAATCACGCCCTTTATGGGTTCTAGCAAGCGAACAAGGAGTGATTGCGTGGATTGGTCTAACATCGTTTTATGGAGGACGCCCAGCTTACAATGCAACTGCGGAAGTCAGTATTTATATTGCACCACAGCATCAAGGCAAAGGCTACGGCACAATGCTAGTCCGCCGCATGATTGAGTACTGCCCTAGCTTAAACGTAACAACATTGCTAGCAATGTACTTCGATCATAATGATGCTAGTCGCCGGATGTTTGAGAAACTCGGTTTTCAGCAAAAAGGGCACTTGCCAGAAATTGCAGTTCTTGATGGCAAAAAATACGGCTTGGTTATTGCAGCTTATAAAATTGCAGAATAA